Genomic window (Lycium barbarum isolate Lr01 chromosome 2, ASM1917538v2, whole genome shotgun sequence):
tcactattcaaagacaaacTACATACATATAGATGCACTATactctaaagtgttgggcccgtgcgcagcacgggcataggtcGTCTAGTATTAATATAAACGCCAATATCAATGAAAATAAATATGATGTTCACGTATAGTTATGTAGCAATTTCTAGTTGTTACATATGATCATCACAACCAAAGACTTTCACTAGCATATTATTGACATTAATCAATTAGTGTCATTGTTTAGATCATTATAATGTTGTTTCACTAATTCCACGATGACAACATATTGTTTAGTCTAAAATATAAGTTTTAAATTCAAAATTTAGTTCAATTATTATTTAATAAATGTTTTTTCGTTGGAAAAACATGCGTTGAACTGGATATTCTACTAATATGATGTTGGTCAATTATAAACGTTGAAATAACATGTGTTACATTGGATAATCTACTAATATGTTGACGGTGAATTATAAACGTTGAAAAAAACATGTGTTACATTGGATATTCTACTAAAATGCTGTAGGTGAATTATAAACTAAACGTACAGAACTAGTATATAACTACAAACGGTAACTTTTTTCAAACCCAACGTTTAAATAACGGTAAATTTTCCAAATCTTCCATTATAAATACCCTCATTCGCAGGCTTTCTACAAGAGAGTAAAAAGCCCACATTCTATTATAACTCAAGGGAAGATTATCAGAAGCGTGGATTCATTACTCACTAAAATGTCACAGAAGTCATCGTCTAGTTCGTATGGCACATAAAAGGGGATATACATATGTGGTGATGTAGCACCCATTAAGACTTCAAAGACACCACAAAATCCTGGAAAGGAGTTTCATTGTTGTGCGAAGGGAAAAGTTAGTATTTAATGTGCTTATGTTTGTTTTAACTTGATACactgcaattttttttaatttgtgcaGAAAGAAAATGGTGGCTATGGTTATTTTAAATGGGTCGATAATGATACCCCATTAATGGTTGGGGTTGACAAATTTAATTTAATGTACAGGCTGACCAAAGCTGAAGAATCATTGGTAGAAGTCAGAAGCCTCTTCCTGGAGGCGGAAGCATCGAGGGACTGGTTTAAAGATCAAATGAAGGATGCTCAAACTGAGAGGGATCAAATAAAGAAGGAATTGAATGCAACTGAACTTGTGAGAGATCAGGCAAAAAAAGAACTGAAGGCAGCTGAAGCTGGGAAAGAAAAGTCGAAGAGGATGCTGTGTCATTTGTAATTACCAAATGGGTCATTTGTGGTTCCTTTTGATTGCGTTTCCTTTTATAATCAATTGTCAGCTTGTTTTATGTCTAGACAGAATGCATTCGTTAAAAGCTTGGTGGAAATAATGACAATGTTTACCATAGACCAACAACAGTTATAAATAGACCAATAACAATTATAAATACACTGTAGCCATATAAAAACAAAAGGGCAATAGAAATACAATCCCTGCATCCATAAACTACAAAAGGGCAATAGACCAATAgaccaacaacaaaaatacatttTACTGCTGCCATAGCAAACAAAAGAGCAATAAACCAATATTCACTGCTCAACTTGTGATGAATTCTGCTCAACTTGTGACGAATTATGGTCAACTTGTGACACATTCAGATTACAAGTGGTTCTCTTGTGTCCAGGTTATTTGTATGGGGAGCATTTATTTCTTCTCTTGGATGGTGTGGTATAACTACGTTCTCCCTTCAAGACACCCTTCTTATGCTTATTACTCTTTCGACCCAGTTTAGGAACGTATTTTGGTGGGGGAACTTGTGCGCCTTGCATATATGACAGAATCATCCACTTACTATCATGAGGAATTTGGACAATATCACCTTCATATACTTTGTAGTATGTATCTGCGGAGTAATATGCAGAAGAGTGGTTATAAACAGAGTCTCCAAATGTATCTGGATACCTCTTACTCAGAGCTGCTATGGCATGTGGGCACGGGAGCTTCTCCACATCGATAACTCTATAAGAACATGACATAATCAACAGGTTGACAGTTGCATGGTCGCCGTGTCCGCACGCGGTGTACTCGTTTTCGTTTACCCCAATGACAACTACCTTTTTACTCGCTTCCATTCTCTTTTATCCTTGTTTCAGAACGAGGCATGGCACATTTTAGGAGATTTTTCGCAAAGGTACGCCTTTCATTGAATTTGGTAGCAAACCTCGTATTAATGGCATTGAAAAGGTCAGTTATGGGGAACTCTCTCTCTACTAGAAACATTGAGTTGAATGATTCAGCAATGTTTGACGTCAGCACTTCAAATCTATTCCCCCGAAAAAATGCCCTGCTCCATTTATCGAACCCAACTTCATCCCTAAGGCAATCAGCTACATTCGTTGCAACGCGCTGTATTTCACTAAAGTGATCATAGAAAACCTCCGAGGTATATGCTTTTGCTGCTCTGTAAAAGAATTTCTCGAAGGATCCGTTATGGAACCTCCCACTCATTCTCTCACAAAGATGCCTTGTGCAAACACCGTGGTGAGCATTGGTGTAAACATCTCGTATAGCCTTCTTAATACTGAGGTGCCTATCAGATATTATGCAAAAATCTAAGCTGTTAGGCACAATGTCAAGCAACTGTTGGAAAAAGTAATTCCAAGAGGCATCACACTTGTAGTCAACCACACAACAGGCCACTGGGAAAACATGGTTCTCCACATCTTGTGCTACAACAGTCAACAAAACACCTCCATACTTTCTCTTTAAGTGTGTGCCATCAACTGCTATGACCTTTCTCATGTGCTTAAATCCCCTGATCCATGCTTCAAAAGCTAAGAAGTAATATAAGAATCTCCCCTCCTCATCGAGGTTTAAGTCTGTCTTGCTTTCGGGGTTTGTTCTATGTACGATCCAACTATAAGGAATCAATTTCGAATACCCATCGTCCGCTGACCCCCTTACGAATTCCTTAGCAATTATACCTGCCTGATAGGCCTTCCAATAGCTAATTTCACAACCAAATCTTTCAGAAACTTCCTTCTGTATTTGTTTGGGAGTGATCCCTGTGCCTTCTTCAAATTTACCCATAATGTGTCTTGGCATAATTACACATGATGCCTTTGAATAGTTAGTAGAAACGTGTTGTATGCCGCATGTGTGCTCGTTACAGTACACAGTTATAATAAACCAAGAACTTCTTATGTATTTATTGGCACAGTCTCTACTTGCAAGAATCATCAATACATTTAGCCAcatatttttctgatttgttcttCCAAACATAGAAATTGAAGCGTGCCTTCAAAGCAGCCGTCCCAAGTTTTTCCACTAGCGTACGCTTGTCCTTGAAAGTGTCGCCACTCTTAAAATCTGTTCCATTAACATAGCTATGGTTGCTAGAAGCAAGATTCTCCAAATCATCTCCATGATTCTCCAAATCATCTCCATGAACATTATCAGGACAGTCATTGTCCATTGGAGGTTTCCAAGGATCTTCATCGATGTCATTGCCAATTGGAGGTTCGTAAGGGTCTTCATCGATGATAGGTGAGGCTGCCCCTGATGAATTTGCTGTAGCTGATGAATTTGGACTTTCAACAATCCTCTCCTTCAAACTTACATATAACCTATGCCTGGAACCATCTTTATCAACGTTCATAAGATATAGACGGACTTGATGGTCATTTGTGATGTAGGTAGGAGGCAGTCCCTTTTTAGGAGCATCAATTACGTAGCTAATGGACACTTATGTCGACACGGGGTCTATATTACTAGACAGAAGCACGCTTCTCAACAAATCATCATAGGTGTAATGATTATCTAATTCAACAGGTTGGATGTTTTTTGAAGAATTCCATTTCCTGGCGATTTTAAAACAAACCCAGTTACCAACGAAATCACCAgcttgtaacgacctgtttggtcgttattgctttTTTTTGGCGTTTTTGACCATTTCCTGAGCTttgttagctcacatttgactcgAGAGAACCATTGACATGCTTCCCtaggtctttggatatgatttgggccATTTTGtgaaaatttgggcttaaagcgaaaaagagttgactcaaagttgacttttaggtaaatggacctttttcgggAATTCTTCAATTCCGAGAGtttcggatggtcttttagaacttgtgtgtatattcagttcggttcccaatgcacttgggtgcattttgggacttgggttggaaagttagttttgaggtattgggggttgacttggcaATGACGCCTCcaatgggaattctgaggccacaggtcgaccatagcgtgtttttatatgtgcCTGCATATATGGCatgtgagcagatagcctcgggtgatagtcgggatttcagGATTGGGATTGTGATTATTTGGGGAATTCTGGTtctggtgcccgctatagcggcaccagTACAACatcagcggcaccgctatagcggtggattTTTTGCCACAACGGCCTAGTGTATTGTGGACT
Coding sequences:
- the LOC132628524 gene encoding uncharacterized protein LOC132628524, giving the protein MGKFEEGTGITPKQIQKEVSERFGCEISYWKAYQAGIIAKEFVRGSADDGYSKLIPYSWIVHRTNPESKTDLNLDEEGRFLYYFLAFEAWIRGFKHMRKVIAVDGTHLKRKYGGVLLTVVAQDVENHVFPVACCVVDYKCDASWNYFFQQLLDIVPNSLDFCIISDRHLSIKKAIRDVYTNAHHGVCTRHLCERMSGRFHNGSFEKFFYRAAKAYTSEVFYDHFSEIQRVATNVADCLRDEVGFDKWSRAFFRGNRFEVLTSNIAESFNSMFLVEREFPITDLFNAINTRFATKFNERRTFAKNLLKCAMPRSETRIKENGSEVIDVEKLPCPHAIAALSKRYPDTFGDSVYNHSSAYYSADTYYKVYEGDIVQIPHDTVKCIFVVGLLVYCPFVVYGCRDCISIALLFLYGYSVFIIVIGLFITVVGLW